Genomic DNA from Rana temporaria chromosome 1, aRanTem1.1, whole genome shotgun sequence:
ctactgatggtagcagacaaatttccctgccccagctgctgcagcgccgaaagaagtactctcccagccatccacatgcccagcggttgaatgctagcttagcgaaattgctagcacttcaactgctaccttttcagttggtagattctgcccccttccgtgagtttgtgcaatgtgtggtacctcagtggcaagtacccaaacgccactttttctcacggaaggcgattcccgctctctaccggcatgtggaaggcaatgtccatgcctcgctggacagggcggtcagtggtaaggtgcatcttaccactgactcatggtccagcaggcatggacagggacgttacctctctttcacggcgcattgggtgactctgctggcagctgggaaggacgcagggcaaggtacagtagtgttggaggttgttccgccaccacgcctccaaaacactactactggttgtgacacacctctctcctccaccccctcctcttcttcctctgtggcctcttcctgtgctgatgtttcctctgaaccagccgtgctccgtaggcgtacgaggggctacgcaggaatgcaggccaagagatgccatgcggtgctagagctggtgtgcttcggagacaggagccacactgggacagaggttctgtcagctctacaggggcaggctcagaggtggttgacgccacgccagctaaagccaggaatggtggttagtgacaatggcaccaacctcctctctgccctgcgacagggaaaactgacccatgtgccctgttttgctcatgttctgaatttggtggtgcagcggttcttgggcaggtacccaggcttacaggatgtcctgaagcaggccaggaaagtctgtgtgcatttccgaaggtcatacaatgccactgctcggttgacagacctccaaagggaatacaacctgcccaagaaccgcctaatctgtgacatgcccaccagatggaactctacgttggccatgctgcagcggctgcacacgcagcagagggccatcaatgagtacctgtgccaatatggcagcagaactgtgtcaggggagcttgggttttttccccacgccagtgggccttgatcagggatgcatgcactgtcctgtcaccatttgaggaggccacgaggatggtgagcagtgacagtgcatgcatcagtgagactgtccctctaattcacctgttggagcacactctacgtggaataatggacagggcccttggggtctctcaaggccccctttatccagacagtggacctgcatgcccgcctaccacacagcaagaggatgaggaggacgaagacgaggtggaggaggaggaggaggattgtatcagcagcatggaggtggagcctagcactcagcagcagcagtcttcaagggatcacttacagtcccaaggaacctgtggacttttacgtggctgggatgaggtggctgcggatcctgtcgtcctcagtgacccagaggactgtgccccgaatgcctcagcaaacctacgctgcatggcctccctgatcctgaaaagcctgcgtaaggatccttgtgttcgtggtatcaaggagagggatcattactggctggcaactctccttgatccacgttacaagagtaaggttgcggagcttatcttgccgtcgcagagggagatgaagatgaaacatcttcgggaggccttgcagaaggctctgtgcaacgcattcccagaacctgggggattaccaaatccaggtcctggacaacgtgttgctgaggcttcggtgaatcgcagaaggagcggtggagaaggtggccgtctgaccgatgtgttcagacaattatttagtccgcagccccaaggtatgaccggttccagcatccatcgccagcgttttttttacatggtgcgggaatacctaggggcaagatcagatttggacaccttccccaccgaaaatcctctggcatactgggtcttgaggatggatcactggccagagtttGCACAGTATgctattgagctactggcttgccctgcatccagcgttctttcagaacgcacattcagtgctgctggaggctttgtgaccgatcacagggtgcgcctctccaccgactccgttgatcgactgacctttacaaaaatgaatcaggcttggatcaacaccagctaccaagcacctgatgcagatgtaacagaataattttttttaaatgacagatcccttggagactgcctatgctgatgctgagtgactgtcctgttatgctgctgactgaatatccttttcctcctcactgatcttgctgatagctagtaagagaatttttggttctgggctccgccaccagtgcataaggcccaatttttctgcccctgtttaacaggggcgtctaataacaatttttaatgcaatactttgcatgtggctcttttctgcgctccaattacagtatctgagctgttgcagtgttgtgttgtgcctaaggcccaatgtttctgcccctgtttaacaggggcgtctaataacaatttttaatgcaatactttgcatgtggctcttttctgcgctccaattacagtatctgaggggttgcagtgttgtgatgtgcctaaggcccaatgtttctgcccctgtttaacaggggcgtctaataacaatttttaatgcaatactttgcatgtggctcttttctgcgctccaattacagtatctgagggtttgcagtgttatgttgtgcctaaggcccaatgtttctgcccctgttgaacaggggcatctaataacaatttttaatgcaatactttgcatgtggctcttttctgcactccaattacagtatctgaggggttgcagtgttgtgttgtgcctaaggcccaatgtttctgcccctgtttaacaggggcgtctaataacaatttttaatgcaatactttgcatgtggctctttgctgagctccaattacagtatctgtgaggggttacagtgttgtgacaccgccaccagtgcctaaggcccaatttttctgcccctgttctagtaaatttcttggtttgattcttttctaatttgagttcattctagctttctcctaggttatcatagtgtcatgtttattttcctttactaaatactcatcattgtcaatgtaaacaccacaaatctagatttgttcttttaggcagcattgatataataagaagccagacattgttgagtatccaaaaatatttattgtatcacacttaaaatgtttcattttcattttttttttaaatatcttaatatatatattttttttttaaataactatatttttgcttttaaatacttgtctacatctattttttttaaaccctccccagaacatcagtAATATTCTTGAGGTTTTAGTCCACCTTTCTGTTGTTCCTTATGATCTTCTCCAGGGcgatgtttgtgtcctctatttgtgccctgcaggacattatctccccaattagcacctgggcactgtaagTGTCTAAGCCGCCACCAACAGCTCGTACAcctgaaatttgggaaaaaacatgtattaaaattatgcaggcctacatgtattacctgaagctgtgctgtatgacactgacctgatgtggtggcattttgcacttcctgtacatccggcgagggtggggcttggcactgtattggggttggtcggctccacttctgcggcttgattgcggcctatgagattgtaaaaaaagggatagatgaatcaaaaagattagaggcctgaaagaggaatatcaatcattctttttaaaaagtgtggtacaattgtctgctttcacaatccttctaagcttaacactggattttatccattaccaaagctgctgcatttctctatctttggacaagtttcctacatggaaaaacaacaagtatacactggatcacctctgtgtgacacgctaactaggttgttcttgtgaccaacactcagtgccgatcctgacctccctgaagcccgaagcaaaattacatggcacattaaaaatgagaagcggggggcgctgacgacagtgacatgtcacattaaagaaagttgagaagtggggggagggggtgttctgctgtcggaaatgacatcttacattaaattgagaagcaaggggtgctgacttcttgcctcttctcccatgcagtcagcgagttgagaagcagggtgagggggcgaaaatgacttcttactaggcggggcctctagttatttggggggcccttcgcagctttgcggggccctaagcggtttgcatagcgagcctatagggcggatcagccatgccaaccattgtgctactgagtccatatgtgtaatcaactgctgtgctgagcatactctccttttactgtatattgacttaagttggattatttaaatctagttaataacacatctacattaaataaaaaattggtctcacataaaaaagatcttaaatacaatgaacaaccaattattatgtccacaaacatgaaccttgaaaccAGAGGCGTCcctgggggggcagagggggccctgacccccccccccctaacttaatgctgtgccccaccatgtgcccgcctgtgcaatttttgtattttgctccccgagagggagagcgtccccagtcagctctgcgggggattcctccccctccctgtgctcgccgacactgcataatgcgagcgctcacacaaccagatattctagcctgggccatgtttaagtgtgtgcactgcagactgcagtacactgtaatcactgaactacattatctccatcccttctctccccccccccgtctgtctccctccccctctcctgttctttcaaaacattcacaatttactttcactttcagttaggcagataatatacggtgcaaatttctttcctgcatccacagattgcaggaaagaaacttgcatgattcccccatcaacagacagtggtgacaggggaatatccctcctgcccagcaattatattctcccgacaaacagtgattatcactagtgactatacagcaaccactagtgataattataagagaatctgctcattaatggttaaaatctcagccagtttctgctaaaccagctgagatttaaactgtctatggctggtcttagctcttaggcagcccatacattgattagcactgtggagtgtcggcttcctggcgtgatcgggcatgtggaatttcaaacacacccgagcccatctctattggttgtagacagttgagctccctgcaggttgcttaacagcagtggacccttatctgacatgctgatcgggatgcaatccaggtgatgctcttagtcaaatcctagtcataaatatcagtgattttattgatcaaagcccacactttacaggcatagagcccacatggctgctgatcatatggttgattatatttatgtggttgtactcttgatgctaataaatactgtgtttattagatctgactgggagcatcacctggatcacatgccgatcagcatgtcaacagagaaggttatacagcattactgctgctaggtgaccagctgggggctcggctctctaaggctaggttcacacctaagcgaattgagtgcggtttcaaccgcatccaaatcgcaggacattttaaaatacattgttttcaatgaggctggttcacatatgtgcgatgcatccgcactgcgcattgcctccaaaccgcgtgcggtttttatgtcttgcggtgcggctcaggtgcgaattcagtcccattatcttctatgggtacgcatctaaatcGCAGGTGTGTTGCGGTTTGAacggaagttttttttcctcctccaccacctcccccttttcctaGTTCCTCCTCTGTCTGTTTCATGCTGCTGAGGTGAGTAGCCATGTCCAAAAAACGGAGCAAAAAAGTCACTGCTAAGGTGAAGGACTGTGTGGATTCCGAGGAGCTTATCCGCCTTGTCAGGGAGAACCCACAAATCTATGACACCCGGCATCCTAAATATAAGgacaatgttttgaaaaaaactacCTGGGTTGAAATTACCAAAAGCCTTTTGCCAGAGTGGAGCATGTGCTCATCCCAAGTTCAAGCTGACAAAGGtaagtttgatttattttttcattccctaACTTCTTAAATTATAATTCTAAGTAGACCCCAATAACTACAGTGCATACCGCCCACAAATCCAGAGCAGgcctttatccaagcatgcattcTGTGAGGACATGTAAAGTCTGCTAACCCATACCATGCCACATGTTTTATATCTTGGCATGGTGTTCCTAATGCACCCTGTCCCCGTGTTGCTGGTGGCACGTGACTCATTCCCACACCCTTGGTCATTGTTTGTATGAGTCTGCGTGTGTCTATCACCAAAATATGTAAACTCACTTTACCAAGTATGTTTGCAGATCCTTGGGGGAGTGACTATCTGTATTTGTCATCCTATAATGACGTTATTGGCCATGGTGGTCTTACAAAGACATCATCCTCTGTACAATGACACCCAGCAGAACACACATAACAGTGTCACCAAGccaattttttgtgtttttgtccaATTGCAGGTAGAGAATCACTTCGGAGTCCTTAATATTCTGCCAAAAGataactttaatatttttttttcaagatgcattcaaattacacatagtgacatttttagcttagtattttatgttttaatatttaaagggccatatattttaatgacaacaccacattttttggttttaaattgccTGCATCTGCCAAGGTAACTCGCCAGCTGGCGATAGAAAGTAATTAAGAAATTGATCTCGAATCAATTTCCCACTGCTAGTGCCCCTAGTCAAACTCCACTGTGCCGCCTCCATGTTATGCATCATGGAATCCTCATAATCAATTCCATCACGTTCTCGCACATAGTTGTGCAGTGCACACGCAGTTTTGACAGCAGAGACAGCATGCTCCAAACTGAGATTGATGGCGGTGTGCAATATTCTCCATTTATTGGCAAGAATTCCAAATGCACACTCTACTACTCGACGTGCCCTAGTGAGCCGAtaattaaatattcttttatcATTGCTCAGCGCTCTACTTGAGAATGGTCGAAGAAGATTTTTACCAAGGACAAACGCTTCGTCCCCTACAAAAACAAATGGGAGGGCTGGCTCATTTGTTCCGGGCAAGGAGGAATCGTTAGGTAAATCCAGACTATTCGCCCTTATCATTCTCCCAAATGTGGAATGATTAAATACACCAGAATCCGAGCTGCTACCATAAGCACCCACATCaatataaattaaattatatttGGCATCTACCACTGCCATTAATACaaacgaaaaatattttttataattaaaaaactgaCTCCCACTATCAAATGGCCTCAGGATGCGTATGTGCTTGCCATCGATGGCTCCCACACAGTTAGGAAAATTACATCTCTCCCAGAATTCATCTGATATCTTCAACCAATCTTCTTTTGTAGGCTTTTTGAAGACCAATGGTTTTagtacattccataaaacaaggCATGTTTCATGTACAATGCCAGATATAGTTGATTTTCCAACCTTGAACTCATAGTGGAGACTTCCAAATGAATTTCCTGTAGCTAGGTACCTTCAACAAATaagaaatattaaataattagtatcttctcttttttacagTGGTATACATCAAGAATCGTTGGCGAAGCATGCGTGATGCCTTCAAGAAATACAACAAACATCTAAGAGAAGTGAGGAGTGGCTCGGGGGCACCAGCTAGAGTACCCTATATGTATGCAGAGGACCTTGCCTTCTTGAAACCACTCATAGAGATGAGAGAGTAAGTTATCCTCTACATCATCTATGTATCGTGACTATATATTTAGCATTAGTAATGTttctcttttttaataaaaacaggacCGAAGCAAGTTGGGACGAACAGGATGTCCTGGAGGATCAACCAGAGAGCCAATCTGAGGCCCAATCCGTGCCAGCAGTTTGCATTGATCCAAATGAGGAAATACCTGAAATGCCACTTGGGTCAGATCTATGGGTCACAAACCCAGAGACTGACTCTGGATTGCCTGAGCCTATGCCTGGACCCTCCTCAGCTCCGACAACCATTGCGCGGCCTGCCAAAGTGGCACGTAAGCGAACGCCAGTATCGCAGATGGACATAAGCGAGCGTCTTCTAGAGATGTTACAACAAATGGCTGGAAAGGTGGATGCTTTCTTATGTCCAGCTACAATACTGGCGCTTAATTTTGTACCATTGATCAAAAAAGTTCTACCTGAGAGATATTTAGAAATGCGAACCACAGTAGAACACGTTCTGCAGTCATTTACAGTGCCAAGCGAGCAACATACATTGGAAAGGCCATATGTAACAAAAGAAACAACACACATACACTTACCAATGTCAGGCCAGTACCCAGACCCAGGAAACCAACCTTACCCCTATGTTCCTCCATCCTACACTTCAAGCTTTCAGGAGCCAACTTCTATATATGAGGTACAACAGAGGCGAACTCCATATCCCATCCCATCCACAATCCCTTCAATTATGCCACAAACACAAATGCAGGGGATgtatgtgccacagcaccatgggcctcagacacatgggccacagcaccatgggcctcagacacatgggcctcagacacatgggccacagcaccatgggcctcagacacatgggcctcagacacatgggccacagacacatgggcctcagacacatgggccacagcaccatggcccacagcaccatgtgccacagcaccatggcgAGTCTAGCCATGCTTCAAGCACCGAGATTGATGAATCTACCTCAGCAAGTCAATACTCCTCAGACACACCATTATTTCCCAAAACATATCAACATCTCTAAAGTTTATGTTATGCCCACAGTAAACAAGCATGTGTGCATATTTTGAATCAAAGTTTAATCCAGAGGAAAACTTGAaggcaaagtttttattttttatattagtccAAGCAAATATATGttgtctatttctttatttttgtgaaaaaagtaaaaaataaatatatttttgggcatcTTATGTCTGGTTGTTCATTTCTAAGTACAGATGTTGGATAGTTGAAACCAAAAATGAATACATGCTTCAACATCAATTTGAAAATGCACATAGGTGTGGAAAAGTACCTTAATGTGATTAATAATCTTTGTGCAGGCTGGATGCTTGCTCTGAAGCATGTGTTCTGGCGCTCCAAACTATGGTACGTTAGTCCTAACAATTCATCaaaacttccaaaaaaaaaaaaaattcattaaaaatttaatatggaacaatggagaaagaaaatgtttagcaaaattaaataaaaaatcacctGGTTATTGACATGCGTGTATAATTAAAAAACTTGTCCTCATGCCCACGGAGATCTTCATATAATATCATGAACTGCCCTCTTTCATCCCTATTTGCAATGATAGGATGAAcccagtatcttcttcttctactcctccttctcctcctttcaACTTCCAGCAAGATTGCTGCTGTTGCAGCAACAACTGTAGGCATGATCATGGGCAGGGCAGCACACATTTCTTCTGAAATCCAAATCCTATTCCACACTATACTGAATGCTCGTGAAAAAGGAAGAGTCCAAGAAAGGTCACTCCCTTTTATTACCTACATCATCACACAGCTAACAATGATTGGCCCTCACCAAAAACGCAGCTCAAATAATTATTTCTTCTAAATCGCACCCGAtccgcagctaaaccgcagttgatccgcagaacaccctctagagaaattcgcaacgggaacgcagctcaaaaacgcaacgcactagtgtgattccggccttaaaccaatagtgccagccttctgtctgatatttttcttggtcttatagatcttgctttaacttccactgttcctgatgactgccatttcttaattacattccgaacagaggatattgacatctgaaaacgctttgctatcttcttatagccttctccagctttgtgagcatcaactattttcagtttcagttttctagacaactgcttagaagaacccatggtgctgattgttggggcaaggtcagatgagtctgggcatttaaaacctttgagattgacatcacctggtcttcccagatgatgaataagaacaatccatgacactggcaggtctcagttttgcaaagggggcagtgcatgctataaattctgcagggtgcccaaacttttgcagacaccatttttttgttttctgtaattttgaaagtgtaaatgatggaaataaaatctaacttttttttacatattataggaatgtctaatctgtaatttgatgccttttggagatttttccatctttccttggcttcgttatgcacattaatacagatTTTtatctggggtgcccaaactttcgatcctcaCTGcatatgggagaactgaagggatcccTCCTAtgtactggtggccactaataagaggtaatgaagagggggaggggtgctccagcccaagagacttggtcagggtctatacaacatacttggggggcacatcCTAAAACTGCTATACATtccaagatggtgctgctataaaaccagagacagtacaaaacagattatagcgcacacatgcaaaaatgacatttatcctgcaaggctagttaaaaacacctgaacatattcaaaaacacaggcgtttggtcacactatatggtcatatagtgccagaggcgttgctaggggggtgcggtccgcacccgggtgacacccgctagaggggtgacaccatcccgacattgaggatttaaaaaaaaaaaaattagactttttttttttttatctgacatgCCCAGCGCCGCTGCGTGTgtgtcttcctccgctcccctacTGAGCCAGTCACCTGCAAGCGGCAAGGCGAGCCTCAGCAGAGCTCAGCCTGTGTGCCTGTCACACTGCACTGTGTGATGATGTGACGTCAGTCACATCACACACAGTACTTTCAGTTTCTCCGCTCAACTGCTGCACCTGTGACCTGCTGCCTTGCTGCCCACATCCACATCAGTCCCCGCTCTGTCTCCAGACTTCGGGCGCAGCATAGAAACAGGTGCGGGGGGGTGTCCACCGAGTCCACCGCCGGCCTCGGCATAATAGTAACAACAGGTGTGGGGGGTGCCCACCGCCGGCCGCGGCAGGCATAATAGGAACAGGTGCAGGGGGGGGTATCCACTGTGCCacaagtgagaagaatgtctcacccccaccccctccctctctgtctcaccccctccttctctgtcacccccccttctgtcacaccccctccctctctgtcttaccccctccttctctgtcacccccccttctgtcacaccccctccctctctgtctcacccccttcctctgtcacccctctccgtcacacccccaccccctccctttctgtcacccccctctctgtcacacccccaccccctccatctctgtcttacccccaccccctcctccatctctgtcttaccaccaccccctctgtctcacccccttcctctgtcacTCCCCTCTCcgtcacacccccaccccctccctttctgtcaccccctctctgtcacacccccaccccctccatctctgtcttacccccaccccctcctccatctctgtcttactcccaccccctctgtctcacccccttcctctgtcacccccctctctgtcacacccccaccccctccatctctgtcttaccccaccccctccatctctgtctcacccccaccccctccatctctgtctcacccccaccccctccatctctgtcttaccctcacccccaccatctctgtctcacccccactccctccatctctgtctcacccccaccatctctgtctcacccccaccccctccatctctgtctcaccaccaccccctccatctctgtctcactccaccccctccatctctgtctcaacaccaccccctccatctctgtctcacccccaccccctccatctctgtctcacccagaGGGTGGTGGGTCCCAGGAGCGAAACACGGCGgggtcttcaatttcaagcgcagcgcccagaagatcaagaagatgtgggACGAGAAGGCCGATGGATGgagaagaagatagaagaagacggcaagatgtggacgagaagacccaagaaagaagcagaggaagaaacccgaatgaaagaagaagaaaaaccggggaaagaagattttattaaaagatttgtcaaaaaccggctactgtcatttttaacacttttgacattttttgtttggtgaaatggtagaggtacagtgtaccccattaccatttcacacaggggggggggggtaggatctgggggtcccctttgttaaaggggtcttccagattctgataagccccctgcccgcagacccccacaaccaccgggcaagggttgtggggatgaggcccttgtccccatcaacatggggacatcctccctatgttaagggcatgtggcctggtgcggttcaggagagggggggccgcactctgtccacccctcttttctgcggccggccaggttaacgtgctcggataagggtctggtgtggatttttagggggactccacgccatttttctttaaatttggggtggagttccccttaaaatccacaccagacctgaagggcctggtatggatatttggggggaccgcacgtaatttttttttgtttttacggcggggttccccctaatatccattccagaccttaagggcctggtaatttaatttggggggacccccatacatttttttatttttaatgagcaatgactgtattctttatagccatgagtactttaaaattactttttttttcacttcagaaattacatcttgtacagggacagttctaagcacggaaacatgcgcttcacaggcatgttatacccccctcccccctgtatgaaatttaaaggaatatttaacttttattatttcactttaaccacttctctcctccatgtaaaaattatatttatttcctgggaaattactccggacccccaaacattatatatataattttttagcagacaccctagggaataaagtggcggtcattttttatttgatttccaacggtatttgcgcaataatttttctaacgccttttttttttggcccaaaaaaaacggttcatgaatttaaaaataacaaaacagtaaagttagcccaatttttagggataatgtgaaagatgatgttacaccgagtaaatagatacctaacttgtcacgctttaatattgcacacactcatggaatgggacttaaaaatatccataggcgatgcttgattttttttttacaggttaccagttcagagttacagaggaggtgtagggcacgaattattgctctcgctctaacgcacgtgtcaatacctcacatgtgtggtttgaatggtgtttacatatgtgggcgggacttacaagcatgttcgcttctgagtgcgagctactagggacaggggcgtttttttttttcttttttacctaatatttttctttttgcacttttttgtcccttttttttattttggatcacttttatgtaaacatcccttgtaataggactagtgtgtgacaggtcctctttatggagagaggcggggtcaataaggctagaaagcatggtattggcaacaaaaaaaaaaaaagatctcatgctttcagctgcaatcatgtttgttcagcacag
This window encodes:
- the LOC120911995 gene encoding protein ANTAGONIST OF LIKE HETEROCHROMATIN PROTEIN 1-like; the protein is MCAALPMIMPTVVAATAAILLEVERRRRRSRRRRYWVHPIIANRDERGQFMILYEDLRGHEDKFFNYTRMSITSFDELLGLTYHSLERQNTCFRASIQPAQRLLITLRYLATGNSFGSLHYEFKVGKSTISGIVHETCLVLWNVLKPLVFKKPTKEDWLKISDEFWERCNFPNCVGAIDGKHIRILRPFDSGSQFFNYKKYFSFVLMAVVDAKYNLIYIDVGAYGSSSDSGVFNHSTFGRMIRANSLDLPNDSSLPGTNEPALPFVFVGDEAFVLGKNLLRPFSSRALSNDKRIFNYRLTRARRVVECAFGILANKWRILHTAINLSLEHAVSAVKTACALHNYVRERDGIDYEDSMMHNMEAAQWSLTRGTSSGKLIRDQFLNYFLSPAGELPWQMQAI